The following are from one region of the Rosistilla carotiformis genome:
- a CDS encoding protein kinase domain-containing protein yields the protein MTISALKIESGTETIAGYKVLRKLGAGGYGEVWSAEAPGGMEKAIKFVFGSHDSERGARELRSLNRIKGVNHPFLLSLERFEIVNGQLIIITELASGSLEDIYNKHRERGSCGIPKSDLLNFLHDAADGLDYLHDEFQLQHLDVKPGNLLIVGGHVKVGDFGLLKDLGDVECSMVGGLTPIYAAPEVFDGRPHHNSDQYSLAVMYQELLTGHRPFAGRTIAQLATQHVHSAPNLESLPPADRPVIARALEKDPNRRFASCRELVSRLRQSNERPIAIPTQANPVDGTTQQFGGLGGGPAGSNRPAVDNLPRLDSQELANLGTSQALVIGLGGVGRSVMEQLCLKQTNTNSADFDLQGLLIDTDDAEMYRFREFEIANNLICNVQRACFPLKSPHDYRDSHGDRFTSISRRWIYNVPKTRRTEGLRPLGRLALIDHASHLKRMLTQSISELIVDPTGTLKPRIYVVGSLLGGTASGMFLDVTFMIRNLLDEHNFADVEVRPLMLASVPENVENADPLSVASTHAALSEMHYFLQPNKGYPEDRANTLASVPAARTPLPAAYVAAPTKDQDGVQLISDYLWNDAFVAPALMDQARKRPEVDNANRTQSTIRSFGTAPLQVRPTIDIESLKKRSIDQVIRGWMGDPKTQHANLPHDVITMLNQIGVSPTLWAAQQIEDVLHQKPEAWCRELEQTLATELQSRRDPKAPIAKDAVLWARAKAQPLLAQAAEVEELNNDLPPLGQGAIPALMRLIRGKLRDQKLDLFQSVGLLRAITKQCFAYAQENEREITCLKERANDALHHLMSDLTSTRINQIDLSKLSGAMIDLMRADLQKPNGIVFEEIGDRVKRLEQELLAHANELADLHQLLLGLDLPSGASSNLTERKIQPIIATALHDQFADKLLFRCLNSSSPTGPAKIGEMLDRMLAAATATANEMLNDTSGAGVVSAEELQSQITAALKQAYPKLLRFGGRQRVLLVGDDKRQLDSLRPAIEAAVGGEITTVVAPNAKTMILHEASDIPVDSILGNLVGTLGADLTIAGRLMSRCDIQWSEPTESNSTAKSMTFGSSNDAY from the coding sequence ATGACGATTTCAGCATTAAAAATAGAATCCGGTACGGAAACCATCGCTGGCTACAAGGTCTTGCGCAAACTAGGGGCCGGTGGTTACGGCGAAGTCTGGAGCGCTGAAGCGCCCGGCGGGATGGAAAAAGCGATCAAGTTCGTCTTCGGTTCGCATGACAGCGAACGAGGGGCGCGCGAATTGCGCTCGTTGAACCGCATCAAAGGGGTCAATCATCCGTTCCTTTTGTCGTTGGAACGTTTTGAAATTGTCAACGGTCAATTGATCATCATCACCGAATTGGCAAGTGGCAGTTTGGAGGATATCTACAACAAGCATCGCGAGCGCGGATCGTGCGGCATTCCAAAGTCGGATCTGTTGAATTTCCTACACGACGCCGCCGATGGTCTCGACTACCTGCACGACGAATTTCAGCTGCAGCACTTGGACGTCAAGCCGGGAAACCTGTTGATCGTTGGAGGGCACGTCAAGGTTGGCGACTTTGGTCTGCTGAAAGATCTTGGCGATGTTGAATGTTCGATGGTGGGTGGTCTGACGCCAATCTACGCGGCTCCTGAGGTGTTCGATGGTCGGCCGCATCACAACAGCGATCAGTACTCATTGGCGGTCATGTACCAGGAGTTGTTGACCGGGCACCGGCCATTCGCGGGACGCACGATCGCGCAATTGGCGACCCAGCACGTTCATAGCGCCCCGAACCTGGAATCGCTGCCCCCGGCGGATCGTCCCGTGATTGCACGCGCATTAGAAAAGGATCCTAATCGACGGTTTGCGAGCTGCCGCGAATTGGTCAGCCGTCTGCGGCAATCCAATGAACGGCCGATTGCCATTCCCACCCAAGCGAACCCCGTCGATGGGACGACGCAGCAGTTTGGCGGTCTCGGCGGAGGACCCGCAGGCAGCAATCGTCCGGCCGTCGACAACCTGCCCCGCCTCGATTCTCAAGAACTGGCGAACCTTGGAACCAGCCAAGCCCTGGTGATTGGTCTCGGTGGCGTGGGGCGCAGTGTGATGGAGCAGTTGTGCCTCAAGCAAACCAACACCAATAGTGCCGATTTCGATCTGCAGGGTTTGCTGATCGATACCGATGATGCCGAAATGTATCGGTTCCGCGAATTCGAAATTGCCAACAACTTGATTTGCAATGTGCAGCGGGCCTGCTTTCCGTTGAAGAGCCCTCACGACTACCGTGATTCGCACGGCGATCGTTTCACTTCGATCAGCCGCCGTTGGATCTACAACGTTCCCAAGACACGCCGCACCGAAGGGTTGCGTCCGTTGGGACGGTTGGCTTTGATCGATCATGCGAGTCATTTGAAACGCATGCTGACCCAGTCGATATCGGAATTGATCGTCGATCCCACGGGGACGTTGAAGCCACGTATCTATGTCGTTGGATCGCTGCTGGGCGGAACGGCTAGCGGGATGTTTCTGGACGTCACCTTTATGATTCGGAATCTGTTGGACGAACACAACTTTGCCGATGTCGAAGTGCGGCCGTTGATGTTGGCATCGGTTCCCGAAAACGTTGAAAACGCAGATCCCCTGTCGGTCGCATCGACGCATGCGGCGCTCAGCGAAATGCACTACTTCTTGCAACCTAACAAAGGATACCCCGAGGACCGCGCCAATACCTTGGCATCGGTGCCCGCAGCAAGGACCCCGTTGCCCGCAGCTTACGTCGCGGCGCCTACGAAGGATCAGGATGGCGTCCAATTGATCTCAGACTACCTTTGGAATGACGCGTTTGTCGCACCGGCCCTGATGGATCAGGCACGGAAGCGACCGGAAGTTGATAACGCGAATCGCACCCAATCGACGATCCGCAGCTTCGGGACCGCACCGCTACAGGTCCGCCCAACGATCGATATCGAAAGCTTGAAGAAGCGTTCGATCGATCAAGTGATTCGTGGTTGGATGGGGGATCCCAAGACGCAGCACGCCAACCTGCCTCACGATGTGATCACGATGCTCAATCAGATTGGCGTTTCACCCACGCTCTGGGCGGCACAACAAATCGAAGACGTCTTGCACCAAAAGCCGGAAGCTTGGTGCCGCGAACTGGAGCAAACGCTTGCGACGGAACTGCAGTCGCGGCGCGATCCCAAGGCGCCCATTGCCAAAGACGCGGTGCTCTGGGCGCGTGCGAAAGCACAGCCTCTACTCGCCCAGGCGGCGGAGGTCGAGGAGCTGAACAACGACCTGCCTCCCTTGGGGCAAGGAGCGATTCCCGCGCTGATGCGGTTGATTCGCGGCAAACTGCGTGACCAAAAGCTTGATCTGTTTCAGTCGGTCGGATTGTTGCGGGCGATCACAAAACAATGCTTCGCGTACGCTCAAGAGAACGAACGCGAGATCACCTGTCTGAAAGAACGCGCCAACGACGCGTTGCATCACTTAATGAGCGACCTAACGTCGACGCGGATCAATCAAATCGATCTGTCGAAGCTGTCCGGTGCCATGATCGATCTGATGCGGGCCGATTTGCAAAAACCCAACGGCATCGTTTTTGAAGAAATCGGCGACCGGGTGAAACGACTCGAACAAGAACTGTTGGCACACGCCAATGAACTCGCCGACCTGCACCAATTATTGCTGGGGCTCGATTTGCCCAGCGGTGCGTCTTCAAATTTGACCGAACGGAAGATCCAGCCGATCATCGCGACGGCGCTGCACGATCAGTTCGCCGATAAGCTGTTGTTCCGTTGTCTGAACTCATCCTCCCCCACTGGGCCCGCCAAGATCGGTGAGATGCTCGACAGGATGTTGGCTGCCGCCACGGCCACCGCCAACGAAATGTTGAACGATACCAGTGGAGCGGGAGTGGTTTCCGCCGAAGAATTGCAAAGCCAAATCACCGCGGCGCTCAAACAAGCGTATCCCAAGCTGCTGCGGTTTGGTGGACGCCAACGCGTGCTGTTGGTCGGTGACGACAAGCGACAGCTCGATTCGCTCAGGCCGGCGATTGAAGCGGCCGTTGGAGGCGAGATCACGACCGTCGTCGCTCCCAATGCCAAGACGATGATCCTGCACGAAGCCTCCGATATCCCCGTCGATTCCATTCTGGGGAATTTGGTGGGAACGCTGGGGGCCGATCTGACGATCGCCGGCCGGCTGATGAGCCGCTGCGATATTCAGTGGAGCGAACCAACCGAAAGCAATTCGACCGCCAAGTCGATGACGTTTGGCAGCTCCAACGACGCCTATTGA
- a CDS encoding RNA polymerase sigma factor translates to MDEHDSIDLFARVREGESEAQFELFDHYVVRLLGLVRKRISPQFARRIEAEDVVQSAYRSFFSGVQDDRFVLQNSGDLWRLLAAITMNKLHRQLERNKAAKRSVNRECSIQLQLGDSSCTFSVDAVASEPTPEDEVALSEEIGLLMDSFDSAQQTMFELRLAGATIDEIATQMQCSERTVRRFFDQKVKPMLASRFGVPATS, encoded by the coding sequence ATGGACGAACACGATTCGATCGATCTGTTTGCCCGCGTTCGCGAAGGCGAAAGCGAGGCCCAGTTCGAGCTGTTTGACCATTATGTCGTGCGACTCTTGGGATTGGTTCGAAAACGCATCTCACCGCAATTTGCCCGCCGCATCGAAGCCGAAGATGTGGTGCAATCGGCTTACCGCAGCTTCTTTTCAGGCGTCCAGGACGATCGCTTTGTGCTGCAAAACAGCGGCGATCTCTGGCGACTGCTGGCCGCGATCACGATGAATAAACTGCATCGCCAACTGGAGCGGAACAAGGCAGCCAAACGTTCGGTAAATCGAGAATGCAGCATTCAATTGCAACTTGGAGATTCCAGCTGCACGTTTTCGGTCGACGCGGTCGCCAGCGAACCGACCCCTGAAGATGAAGTCGCACTCAGCGAAGAGATTGGCCTGCTGATGGATTCCTTTGACTCGGCGCAGCAAACAATGTTTGAACTGCGACTGGCGGGAGCCACGATCGATGAGATCGCCACGCAGATGCAGTGCTCCGAGCGAACGGTCCGCCGCTTCTTCGATCAAAAAGTGAAACCGATGCTCGCGTCTCGGTTTGGCGTGCCCGCCACATCGTAA